A stretch of Candidatus Sphingomonas phytovorans DNA encodes these proteins:
- a CDS encoding thiamine pyrophosphate-binding protein, whose product MSETADGGAVKMTGGQALVGQLIVEGAKDIFAIPGIQLDWAVDAIRQRSDELRMIVPRHEQATSYMADGYARTTGREAVCMVVPGPGMLNALSGIATAYACNAPVLFLVGQIPSSTIGAGHGMLHEIPDQSGVLKSMTKWHGIARTPAEIPGLVHEAFVQLRSGTPRPVALEVPPDVLQATGMVSLLPRAERVRKAPAADAIARAAQALAGARHPVICAGGGAVASGATAEIQALAERLQAPVVMSEAGRGLIDDRHPLALIALGGRAVLPHADVVLVAGSRFLDGTAQPTDKRDGVTYIYLNTTPNHMGAPRAEGIQLEGDVQEGARALLDAIGTGQAPSAGDRIAKVKQWVAQQVSAIRPQHDYVQALRETMADDDILVSELTQVGYYSNIGFPVYGPHSFITPGYQGTLGYGFNTALGAAHGNPDRRVVSLNGDGGFSWGMQELATLARDGLNASIVVFVDGKFGNVQRIQRRVFGAEFGTDVASPDFELLGRAYGLPTVITDSPDGLRSALRAAKERGGPALIAVKVGEMPSPWALIHPFVPSPVPVPPNPLGDPA is encoded by the coding sequence ATGAGTGAAACAGCAGACGGTGGTGCAGTGAAAATGACGGGCGGTCAGGCGCTGGTTGGGCAATTGATCGTGGAAGGCGCGAAGGACATTTTCGCGATCCCGGGCATCCAGCTCGATTGGGCGGTGGATGCGATCCGCCAGCGCTCGGACGAATTGCGTATGATCGTCCCGCGTCACGAACAGGCGACCTCCTATATGGCGGACGGCTATGCCCGCACCACGGGCCGCGAGGCGGTGTGCATGGTCGTCCCGGGCCCCGGCATGCTCAATGCGCTGTCGGGCATCGCGACCGCTTATGCCTGCAACGCACCGGTGCTGTTCCTCGTTGGCCAGATCCCCAGCAGCACGATCGGCGCCGGCCACGGCATGTTGCACGAAATCCCGGATCAGAGCGGCGTGCTCAAGTCGATGACCAAGTGGCACGGCATCGCCAGGACCCCGGCGGAGATTCCCGGGCTCGTCCATGAGGCGTTCGTCCAGTTGCGATCGGGCACGCCGCGCCCGGTCGCGCTGGAGGTGCCGCCCGACGTGCTTCAGGCGACCGGCATGGTGTCGCTGCTGCCGCGCGCCGAACGGGTTCGCAAGGCTCCGGCCGCCGACGCGATCGCACGCGCCGCACAAGCCCTGGCCGGCGCGCGCCATCCGGTGATCTGCGCCGGCGGCGGCGCGGTGGCGAGTGGTGCCACCGCCGAGATTCAAGCGCTCGCGGAGCGGCTGCAGGCGCCGGTGGTGATGAGCGAGGCCGGTCGAGGCCTGATCGATGATCGCCACCCGCTCGCGTTGATCGCGCTGGGCGGCCGTGCGGTATTGCCGCATGCCGATGTCGTGCTGGTCGCGGGCAGCCGCTTCCTCGACGGCACCGCGCAGCCGACCGACAAGCGCGACGGCGTGACCTATATCTATCTCAACACCACTCCCAACCACATGGGCGCGCCGCGCGCTGAGGGAATCCAGCTTGAGGGCGATGTGCAGGAGGGCGCCCGCGCGCTGCTCGACGCGATCGGCACGGGGCAGGCCCCGTCGGCGGGCGATCGTATCGCCAAGGTCAAGCAATGGGTCGCGCAGCAGGTCAGCGCGATCCGGCCGCAGCATGATTATGTGCAGGCGCTGCGCGAGACGATGGCCGATGACGATATCCTCGTCAGCGAACTGACCCAGGTCGGCTATTATTCGAACATCGGCTTCCCCGTATACGGCCCGCACTCCTTCATCACGCCGGGTTATCAGGGCACGCTGGGGTACGGCTTCAACACCGCGCTGGGTGCCGCCCACGGCAATCCCGATCGGCGCGTCGTCTCGCTCAACGGCGACGGCGGCTTCAGTTGGGGAATGCAGGAACTGGCGACGCTTGCGCGCGACGGCCTGAATGCGTCGATCGTCGTGTTCGTCGACGGCAAGTTCGGCAATGTGCAGCGCATCCAGCGCCGCGTGTTCGGCGCCGAGTTCGGCACCGACGTCGCCAGCCCGGATTTCGAACTGCTCGGCCGCGCTTACGGCTTGCCGACCGTGATCACGGATTCGCCCGATGGTCTCCGCAGCGCGCTGCGCGCGGCGAAGGAGCGCGGTGGCCCGGCGCTGATTGCCGTGAAGGTCGGCGAAATGCCCAGCCCATGGGCGCTGATCCACCCGTTCGTGCCCTCGCCAGTGCCGGTACCGCCCAACCCGCTGGGCGATCCCGCCTGA
- a CDS encoding MFS transporter produces the protein MTGSAIDGGDAAREAEAYPRGVRPWLLLSYLTLLFALSFVDRNMMRSMVDPIRASLDISDVQISLLEGAAFAVLYSLACIPMGFAADRFSRRSLLGVAVVGWSGMTMLSGFASSYRMLFASRMGLGIGEAALQPCAMSMIRDSFPPRRRAWPLAIYTTAPLVGSALALVIGGALYGFAKSGGARGIPILGSIEPWQFAMVIPGLVGLCLGCLIFLFREPRRVDVDVTAGSGPGMKDSLRHMRGNAKLYFLVFGAAVLWSLANTGWSAWLAPAIERQHHLPPEVVGPTAGTIALICSAIGSLGAGFLIDRRSLAGDRDAILKISIALQALQIVPVIGMFLVQGTTGVWICLALANLLIGSMPIAAFAIITEITPGYHIGKIIALFNLAQNFLGQTIGSSVFAFIGERVIGGPLGIVWAIVACYPVIMLLSLLLSAMLMRARRRFFAAHEA, from the coding sequence ATGACTGGTAGCGCGATCGACGGTGGCGACGCCGCACGGGAGGCGGAGGCCTATCCGCGCGGCGTGCGGCCATGGCTGCTGTTGTCCTATCTGACGTTGCTGTTCGCCCTGTCGTTCGTCGATCGCAACATGATGCGATCAATGGTCGACCCGATCCGTGCTTCGCTGGACATCAGCGACGTGCAGATCAGTCTGCTAGAGGGCGCCGCCTTTGCCGTGCTCTACAGTCTGGCGTGCATCCCGATGGGGTTCGCCGCGGATCGCTTCAGCCGGCGTTCGTTGCTCGGCGTCGCGGTGGTCGGCTGGTCGGGCATGACGATGTTATCGGGCTTCGCCTCCTCCTACCGGATGCTGTTCGCCAGCCGGATGGGGCTGGGGATCGGGGAGGCCGCGCTCCAGCCGTGCGCCATGTCGATGATCCGGGACAGTTTTCCGCCGCGCCGCCGGGCATGGCCGCTCGCGATCTATACGACCGCGCCCCTGGTCGGCTCAGCGCTGGCGCTGGTCATCGGCGGTGCGCTTTACGGGTTTGCGAAATCCGGCGGCGCGCGCGGCATCCCTATTCTCGGTAGCATCGAGCCATGGCAGTTCGCGATGGTCATCCCTGGCCTTGTCGGGCTGTGCCTTGGCTGCCTGATCTTCCTCTTCCGCGAGCCGCGCCGGGTCGATGTTGACGTGACCGCCGGAAGCGGGCCGGGGATGAAAGATTCGCTGCGCCATATGCGCGGCAACGCGAAGCTTTACTTTCTGGTGTTCGGCGCGGCGGTCCTCTGGTCACTGGCCAATACCGGGTGGAGCGCGTGGCTTGCCCCGGCGATCGAGCGCCAGCATCATTTGCCGCCGGAAGTGGTCGGGCCAACGGCCGGGACGATCGCCCTTATCTGCTCGGCCATCGGATCGCTGGGAGCTGGGTTTCTGATCGATCGCCGATCGCTGGCGGGGGACCGCGACGCCATCCTCAAGATATCGATCGCGCTTCAGGCGCTGCAGATCGTGCCGGTGATCGGCATGTTCCTGGTGCAGGGGACGACGGGCGTGTGGATCTGCCTCGCGCTGGCGAATCTGCTGATCGGATCGATGCCGATCGCTGCCTTCGCGATCATCACCGAGATCACGCCAGGCTACCACATCGGCAAGATCATTGCCCTGTTCAACCTCGCGCAGAATTTCCTCGGCCAGACGATCGGATCGAGCGTCTTCGCCTTCATCGGTGAGCGGGTGATTGGTGGTCCGCTCGGCATCGTCTGGGCGATTGTCGCCTGCTATCCGGTCATCATGCTGCTCTCGCTGCTGCTCAGCGCGATGCTGATGCGCGCGCGCCGGCGCTTCTTCGCCGCGCACGAGGCATAG
- a CDS encoding MarR family transcriptional regulator: MSDEISGLPPYRHSIAGLLLAAREATMAPIRPELRAADVTEQQWRVLRVLSDEGPLDIATLATSAMLHGPSVTRILKELGERDLIARDVDPQDKRRSIIAITDVGRALVSRTAEHTRLLVQGYQEAFGKERLGLLMKELSAFHAALQQFAPDEQNREQSAAAGRGKD, encoded by the coding sequence ATGTCTGATGAGATTAGTGGCCTGCCGCCCTATCGGCATTCAATCGCCGGCTTGCTGCTTGCGGCGCGTGAGGCAACCATGGCGCCGATCCGGCCGGAGTTGCGTGCGGCGGACGTGACCGAGCAGCAATGGCGCGTGTTGCGCGTGCTGAGTGACGAAGGGCCACTGGATATCGCAACGCTGGCCACCAGCGCGATGCTGCACGGTCCGAGCGTCACGCGCATCCTGAAGGAACTGGGCGAGCGCGATCTGATCGCACGCGACGTCGATCCGCAGGACAAGCGCCGCTCGATCATCGCTATCACCGATGTCGGACGAGCGCTGGTGTCCAGGACAGCGGAACACACGCGCCTGTTGGTCCAGGGTTATCAGGAAGCGTTCGGCAAGGAACGTCTCGGGCTGCTGATGAAGGAACTCTCTGCGTTCCACGCGGCGCTTCAGCAATTCGCGCCCGACGAACAGAATCGCGAGCAATCCGCCGCCGCCGGGCGCGGCAAGGACTGA
- a CDS encoding fumarylacetoacetate hydrolase family protein: protein MKLVTFRNRQGHARPGALTGDGRVFDIAAATACDGGEMLGDMIAVITAGRAGLARIAGLMESGETIALDEVQLLAPLPRPTQIRDCGNYEKHVRQAIAAAMQLRANATPDPAATLEKFRAAGLFEIPPVWFEQPLYYKGNPMTVIGPDAEVIRPRTAKLMDYELELAIVIGGPARDLTPENALDAVFGYTIFNDFSARDIQSRETQFRFGPAKGKDFDTGNAIGPCIVTADEIADPEALTMIARVNGEERVRTISGGGQHSIVDTIAYISRDETLHPGDLIALGTVGDGCGYESLTFLDDGDVVELEVEGIGVLRNRLKGHAG from the coding sequence ATGAAACTGGTGACTTTTCGCAATCGGCAGGGACATGCTCGCCCCGGCGCGCTGACCGGCGATGGCCGGGTGTTCGACATTGCCGCTGCCACGGCGTGCGACGGCGGCGAGATGCTGGGCGATATGATCGCGGTGATCACCGCCGGTCGTGCCGGCCTGGCGCGGATCGCCGGGTTGATGGAGAGCGGCGAGACGATCGCGCTCGACGAGGTTCAGCTTCTCGCGCCGCTTCCCCGACCGACGCAGATCCGCGATTGCGGCAATTACGAAAAGCACGTCCGTCAGGCGATCGCCGCGGCGATGCAGCTTCGCGCCAACGCAACCCCTGATCCGGCCGCGACGCTGGAGAAGTTCCGCGCCGCCGGCCTGTTCGAGATTCCGCCGGTGTGGTTCGAGCAGCCGCTCTATTACAAAGGCAACCCGATGACCGTCATCGGGCCGGACGCCGAGGTGATCCGGCCGCGCACCGCGAAGCTGATGGATTATGAGCTGGAGCTGGCGATCGTCATCGGTGGCCCGGCGCGTGATCTGACGCCTGAAAACGCGCTCGACGCGGTGTTCGGCTATACGATCTTCAATGATTTCTCAGCCCGCGACATTCAGTCGCGCGAAACGCAATTCCGTTTCGGCCCGGCCAAGGGCAAGGATTTCGATACCGGCAACGCAATCGGCCCATGCATCGTCACTGCAGATGAGATAGCCGATCCCGAAGCGCTGACCATGATCGCCCGAGTCAATGGCGAGGAGCGCGTCCGAACTATTTCGGGGGGCGGGCAGCATTCGATCGTCGATACGATCGCCTATATCTCGCGCGACGAAACGCTCCATCCGGGGGATCTGATCGCGCTGGGTACCGTGGGCGACGGGTGCGGCTATGAAAGCCTGACCTTTCTCGACGATGGCGACGTGGTCGAACTGGAGGTCGAGGGCATCGGCGTTCTGCGCAACCGGCTGAAAGGCCATGCCGGCTGA
- a CDS encoding FAD-dependent oxidoreductase: MTMAASNAQVVISGAGPVGLVVALDLARRGVRSIIVETRKAGQPPSVKCNHVAARTMEAFRRLGFADVVRDAGLPSDYPNDCVYRTSVTQGHEITRIPIPARAERWTDFTGPDTWWPTPEPPHRINQIFLEPLIFAQAATNPLITIRTETELLDATQDADGVTVTVRDLASGTIETLTALYLVGCDGGRSRVRSIIGAELSGDAVVQRVQSTYIRAPRLLEMMRGRPGWMNLSLNARRSGNTVAIDGRETWLIHNYLYEHEEDFDAIDRDASIRTILGVDDDFDFEVISKEDWIGRRLVADKFRDRRIFICGDSAHLWVPYAGFGMNAGIADAMNLTWLLAATLNGWGGEHLLDAYEGERLPITEQVSHFAMNHALSAIAHRRAVPEAVELDGPEGEAARAALGQQVYALNVQQYCCGGLNFGYFYPDSPIISYDGEDQPAYSMAHFEQSTVPGCRTPHFWRRNGNSAYDDFGQDYTVLRFDPSVDVTALETAAATVGMPLIVIDVADDERTGVYRHNLLLSRPDLHVGWRGNALPDDVTALVDRLRGAAA; the protein is encoded by the coding sequence ATGACGATGGCGGCTAGCAATGCCCAGGTGGTGATCAGCGGCGCCGGTCCGGTCGGGCTGGTGGTGGCTCTGGATCTCGCGCGGCGCGGCGTGCGCTCGATCATTGTCGAGACCCGCAAGGCGGGCCAGCCGCCGAGCGTGAAGTGCAACCATGTCGCAGCACGCACGATGGAGGCGTTTCGCCGGCTGGGCTTTGCCGATGTGGTGCGCGATGCCGGCCTGCCGTCGGATTATCCCAATGACTGCGTCTATCGCACCAGCGTGACGCAGGGGCATGAGATCACTAGGATTCCGATCCCGGCACGGGCCGAGCGCTGGACCGATTTCACCGGGCCGGACACATGGTGGCCGACGCCTGAGCCCCCGCACCGGATCAACCAGATTTTTCTGGAGCCGCTGATCTTCGCGCAGGCGGCGACCAACCCGCTGATCACGATCCGCACGGAAACCGAACTGCTCGATGCGACGCAGGATGCGGACGGCGTCACCGTGACGGTGCGCGATCTGGCCAGTGGTACCATCGAAACGCTGACCGCGCTCTATCTGGTCGGTTGCGACGGCGGACGGTCGCGCGTGCGCTCGATCATCGGCGCTGAACTGTCGGGCGATGCGGTCGTCCAGCGCGTGCAATCGACCTATATCCGCGCCCCGCGTCTTCTGGAGATGATGCGCGGCCGGCCCGGCTGGATGAACCTGTCGCTGAATGCGCGCCGTTCCGGCAATACGGTGGCGATCGACGGGCGCGAGACCTGGCTGATCCACAACTATCTCTATGAGCATGAAGAAGATTTCGATGCGATCGATCGCGATGCGTCGATCCGCACCATCCTCGGCGTGGACGATGATTTCGACTTCGAGGTGATCAGCAAGGAGGACTGGATCGGTCGCCGGCTGGTGGCCGACAAGTTCCGCGACCGCCGCATCTTCATCTGCGGTGACAGCGCGCATCTGTGGGTGCCTTATGCCGGCTTCGGCATGAACGCCGGGATCGCCGATGCGATGAACCTGACGTGGCTGCTCGCGGCGACGCTGAACGGCTGGGGCGGGGAGCATCTGCTCGACGCTTATGAGGGCGAGCGGCTGCCGATTACCGAGCAGGTATCGCATTTCGCGATGAACCACGCGCTGAGCGCGATCGCGCATCGTCGCGCGGTGCCGGAAGCAGTCGAGCTTGATGGCCCCGAAGGCGAAGCAGCGCGCGCGGCGCTGGGGCAGCAGGTCTATGCGTTGAACGTTCAGCAATATTGCTGCGGCGGACTCAACTTCGGCTATTTCTATCCGGATTCTCCGATCATTTCCTATGATGGGGAAGATCAGCCTGCCTATTCGATGGCTCATTTCGAGCAATCGACCGTGCCGGGATGCCGCACGCCGCATTTCTGGCGGCGCAATGGCAACTCCGCCTATGACGACTTCGGGCAAGACTATACGGTGCTGCGGTTCGATCCGTCGGTCGACGTGACCGCGCTGGAGACGGCGGCAGCCACCGTCGGGATGCCGCTGATTGTGATCGATGTCGCTGACGACGAGCGCACCGGTGTCTATCGCCACAATCTGCTGCTTTCCCGGCCGGACCTGCATGTCGGGTGGCGGGGGAACGCGCTGCCTGACGATGTCACGGCGCTGGTAGACCGGTTGCGCGGCGCGGCGGCATAA
- a CDS encoding protocatechuate 3,4-dioxygenase, translating to MARIVLGIGCAHTPQLHTQAEDWDLRGDRDRKDGVPLWFHGKKMTYAELAAARADEKLGERLAIETRRAALDASFAAMDTLHALFREVDPDVVVMIGNDQHEFFSEIVPAFAVIAADELPNLPRTAEQNARLPIGIELSDHGHLPDARVAFPGNRALGQHIARHLVRESAFDVTLCHEKPTVLNDRSLMFGLPHAYGFLYKNVIRDHMKPNVPVDVNCWYFDNSPSAARCYAFGGAVARAIAAWDSDARVAVLTTGGLTHFVVDPEWDRRFLNALANDDEAALSAIPQNELMAGTSECKSWIATSAAMRHAGLTMREIDYQTLYRTEGGTGSSCAFVAWQ from the coding sequence ATGGCCAGGATCGTGCTCGGAATCGGCTGCGCGCATACGCCGCAGCTTCATACGCAGGCGGAGGATTGGGATCTTCGCGGGGACCGTGATCGCAAGGACGGTGTGCCCTTGTGGTTCCACGGCAAGAAGATGACCTATGCCGAACTGGCGGCGGCGCGCGCGGATGAGAAACTGGGCGAGCGGCTTGCGATCGAAACGCGCCGCGCCGCGCTCGACGCATCGTTTGCGGCAATGGACACGCTTCACGCCCTGTTCCGGGAGGTCGACCCCGACGTGGTGGTGATGATCGGCAACGACCAGCACGAATTCTTCTCGGAGATCGTGCCGGCGTTCGCCGTGATCGCCGCCGACGAACTGCCCAACCTGCCACGCACGGCGGAGCAGAACGCGCGGCTGCCGATCGGGATCGAGCTTTCCGATCACGGCCATTTGCCCGATGCCCGCGTCGCCTTCCCTGGCAACCGCGCGCTTGGCCAGCATATCGCGCGGCATCTGGTGCGCGAGAGCGCGTTCGATGTGACGCTGTGCCATGAAAAGCCGACCGTACTGAACGACAGGTCGCTGATGTTCGGCCTGCCGCATGCCTACGGCTTCCTCTACAAGAATGTGATCCGCGATCACATGAAGCCGAATGTGCCGGTTGACGTGAATTGCTGGTATTTCGACAACAGCCCCTCCGCTGCGCGCTGCTACGCGTTCGGTGGCGCGGTCGCCCGCGCGATCGCGGCGTGGGATAGCGATGCACGTGTCGCGGTCCTCACCACGGGCGGCCTGACGCACTTCGTGGTCGATCCGGAATGGGATCGCCGCTTTTTGAACGCGCTGGCGAATGACGATGAGGCTGCCCTGTCAGCCATTCCACAGAATGAACTGATGGCCGGTACGTCGGAGTGCAAGAGTTGGATCGCCACCTCGGCGGCGATGCGGCACGCCGGGTTGACGATGCGCGAGATCGACTATCAGACGCTTTACCGCACCGAAGGCGGCACCGGATCGTCCTGTGCTTTCGTGGCGTGGCAATGA
- a CDS encoding fumarylacetoacetate hydrolase family protein — MKLGTIRINGKPTVIARVTDDKAVALEYAWMEDLIEAGNAGLDSAAAAIEAALAGRLPIIGLADADWMAPNPRPSKILGCAVNNNNLNQYAVKPMTAPMFFTKGRSALTGHNKSIELLKDHGQSIPEPEPVIVFGKTAKNVPPEKALDYVFGYTLTNDVTASGVKFSQDSIALKQRPEVIKPHHLAWRPKFEGGEDTYLLFIYHSKSKGADTFAAMGPWLTTKDEISDPNALRVRGYIDGECYADDSTANYFFPVERVISEASKWFTMEVGDCLHTGTASKGTEKHPRGNIGTYLNLYDGKSTDVEIDGLGRLSNRISVGS, encoded by the coding sequence ATGAAGCTGGGCACCATCAGGATCAACGGCAAGCCGACGGTGATCGCGCGCGTGACGGACGATAAGGCGGTCGCGCTCGAATATGCGTGGATGGAGGATCTGATCGAGGCCGGCAATGCCGGGCTGGACAGCGCCGCCGCCGCGATCGAGGCGGCCCTTGCCGGGCGCCTGCCGATCATCGGCCTTGCCGATGCCGACTGGATGGCGCCCAATCCGCGCCCGTCGAAGATTCTCGGTTGCGCCGTCAACAACAACAATCTCAACCAATATGCGGTCAAGCCGATGACCGCGCCGATGTTCTTCACCAAGGGGCGTTCGGCGCTCACCGGCCACAACAAGTCGATCGAGCTGCTCAAGGATCACGGCCAGTCGATCCCCGAGCCGGAGCCGGTGATCGTGTTCGGCAAGACGGCGAAGAACGTGCCGCCTGAAAAGGCGCTGGACTATGTGTTCGGCTACACGCTGACCAACGACGTCACCGCAAGCGGGGTGAAGTTCTCGCAGGATTCGATCGCGCTCAAGCAGCGTCCCGAAGTGATCAAGCCGCACCATCTGGCGTGGCGCCCAAAGTTCGAGGGCGGCGAGGACACCTATCTGCTGTTCATCTATCACAGCAAGTCGAAGGGGGCGGATACCTTCGCGGCGATGGGGCCGTGGTTGACGACCAAGGACGAGATTTCCGATCCCAACGCGCTGCGCGTGCGCGGCTATATCGACGGCGAATGCTATGCCGACGACAGCACCGCCAATTACTTCTTCCCGGTGGAGCGGGTGATTTCCGAAGCGAGCAAGTGGTTCACGATGGAGGTGGGCGATTGCCTGCACACCGGCACCGCGTCGAAGGGCACCGAAAAGCATCCGCGCGGCAATATCGGCACCTACCTCAATCTCTATGACGGCAAGTCGACCGATGTGGAGATTGACGGGCTCGGTCGCCTGTCGAACCGCATCTCGGTCGGTTCCTGA
- a CDS encoding aromatic ring-hydroxylating dioxygenase subunit alpha, whose amino-acid sequence MASPAQNERLTRVGPGTPMGELLRRYWHPFAAAAEIDELGIKPVKLLGESLVAFRAGDGGYGLIDRQCPHRRADMMFGIIEEDGLRCSYHGWCFATDGKCLQQPYEDIANPKARFRDKIRTKAYPVEEKAGMLWAYMGPGQPPLVPNWEPFTWDNGFRQVVYADVPCNWFQCQENSLDPVHFEWMHRNWSSRLSGDGSYGPKHLELKFDEFEFGHIYRRVREDTDKDSQHWTVGSTALWPNAFFLGDHIEWRVPVDDENTLSITWMFHRVPVAQEPYVQQRVPYWRGPVKDEHGEWITSHVLNQDIVAWAGQGAIADRTEEHLGQSDLGIIMLRRSFDENMKAVAEGRDPKGLIRDPDRNKCVELPIKHREIFTTSMTLEESWELGRKLAYRFNQPDYPHQVGQPDEIKREFQLAMGMIAEDAEHTI is encoded by the coding sequence ATGGCCAGTCCGGCACAGAATGAACGACTGACGCGCGTCGGCCCGGGAACGCCGATGGGTGAGCTGCTGCGCCGTTACTGGCATCCCTTCGCGGCGGCCGCTGAAATCGACGAACTCGGGATAAAGCCGGTCAAGCTGCTGGGCGAATCGCTCGTTGCGTTCCGCGCGGGCGACGGCGGCTACGGGCTGATCGACCGTCAATGTCCGCATCGCCGCGCCGACATGATGTTCGGCATCATCGAGGAAGACGGGCTGCGCTGCAGCTATCATGGCTGGTGTTTCGCCACCGATGGCAAATGCCTCCAGCAACCCTATGAAGATATCGCCAACCCCAAGGCGCGCTTCCGCGACAAGATCCGCACCAAGGCCTATCCCGTCGAGGAAAAGGCCGGGATGCTATGGGCCTATATGGGGCCGGGCCAGCCGCCGCTGGTGCCCAATTGGGAGCCGTTTACCTGGGACAACGGCTTTCGCCAGGTCGTCTATGCCGATGTGCCGTGCAACTGGTTCCAGTGCCAGGAAAACAGCCTGGACCCGGTGCACTTCGAATGGATGCACCGGAACTGGTCATCCCGCCTGTCGGGCGACGGCAGCTACGGGCCGAAGCACCTTGAGTTGAAGTTCGACGAATTCGAGTTCGGCCACATCTATCGCCGCGTCCGCGAGGATACCGACAAGGACAGCCAGCATTGGACGGTCGGTTCGACCGCCTTGTGGCCGAACGCCTTCTTCCTCGGCGATCATATCGAATGGCGCGTGCCGGTCGATGACGAGAACACGCTGAGCATCACCTGGATGTTCCACCGCGTGCCCGTCGCGCAGGAACCGTATGTCCAGCAGCGCGTGCCTTACTGGCGGGGGCCGGTGAAGGACGAACACGGCGAGTGGATCACCAGCCATGTGCTCAATCAGGACATTGTCGCCTGGGCCGGGCAGGGCGCGATCGCCGATCGCACCGAAGAGCATCTCGGGCAGAGCGATCTCGGCATCATCATGCTGCGGCGTTCGTTCGACGAGAATATGAAGGCGGTGGCGGAGGGCCGCGATCCCAAGGGGCTGATCCGCGATCCCGATCGCAACAAATGCGTCGAGCTTCCGATCAAGCATCGCGAGATCTTCACCACCTCGATGACGCTGGAGGAAAGCTGGGAGTTGGGGCGCAAGCTCGCCTATCGCTTCAACCAGCCGGATTACCCACATCAGGTGGGTCAACCTGATGAAATAAAACGCGAATTTCAACTCGCGATGGGGATGATCGCCGAGGACGCCGAACACACGATCTGA
- a CDS encoding IclR family transcriptional regulator C-terminal domain-containing protein, whose translation MIYLLRMSQQTLPDSHDRDPRRQAPTEGLGKIEAVATATAIIDFLAERGRKVSVQDVATMLGITKSRASRHLANLELLGLVGRQGSRGYELGWRLVRWGHIAAGRLDLVTLLDEYIVALARDVGLTVLLCTDAGGDAVVVRSIPAPQAIHIDVKPGLVLSLPHSPSARIAFAFQSRERREKLLGHLCAREPNFRIADRNEFMVQIADIQRHYVCWTRDKFNLGHGAVAAPVFDQDEQLRAVVTVMIPSSELGEQGPPRPLIDALLRCCSLCSRRLNSRFHFPVG comes from the coding sequence ATGATCTATTTGTTGCGCATGTCGCAACAGACTTTGCCCGACAGCCATGACCGCGATCCGCGCCGGCAAGCGCCAACGGAGGGGCTCGGCAAGATCGAGGCGGTCGCAACCGCGACCGCGATCATCGACTTTCTCGCCGAACGCGGCCGCAAGGTCAGCGTGCAAGACGTGGCGACCATGTTGGGCATCACCAAATCACGCGCCTCACGCCACCTCGCCAATCTCGAGCTGCTCGGTCTGGTCGGGCGGCAAGGCAGCCGCGGTTATGAGCTTGGCTGGCGGCTGGTGCGCTGGGGTCATATCGCCGCCGGAAGGCTCGATCTCGTCACGCTGCTCGATGAGTATATCGTGGCGCTCGCGCGCGATGTCGGATTGACGGTGTTGCTATGCACCGATGCCGGCGGTGACGCGGTCGTGGTGCGATCGATCCCCGCGCCGCAGGCAATCCATATCGACGTGAAACCGGGACTGGTGCTGAGCCTGCCGCACTCGCCGTCGGCCCGGATTGCCTTCGCCTTCCAGTCGCGCGAGCGACGGGAGAAATTGCTTGGCCATTTATGCGCGCGCGAGCCGAATTTCCGCATCGCCGACCGCAATGAGTTCATGGTCCAGATCGCGGATATCCAGCGCCATTATGTTTGCTGGACACGCGACAAGTTCAATCTGGGCCACGGCGCGGTGGCCGCGCCGGTATTCGATCAGGACGAACAATTGCGGGCGGTGGTGACGGTGATGATCCCAAGCTCGGAACTCGGCGAACAAGGCCCGCCGCGCCCGCTGATCGATGCGTTGCTGCGTTGCTGCAGCCTGTGCTCGCGGCGCCTCAACTCACGCTTCCACTTCCCCGTGGGATAG